One genomic segment of Abyssisolibacter fermentans includes these proteins:
- a CDS encoding MFS transporter, translating into MNIIKKLLKPYTGLPKEVYVIFISRIINAMGVFIFPLLTLILTKKIGMSEDTTGEWIAVFGIIFMPAGLLGGKLTDTIGRKKIIIIFDSLGALSYLLCGFVEPSMTTVYLIALASVFMGIAQPAHDALIADVTTPENREGAYSLTYLGFNMGFALGPAIGGLLFENHLNLLFIGDALTAMIATGLILIFVNDTFEKSKNEKIGKERKLEQHVEGSVIKVLFSRPILIIFSMIMFGYAFVYSQWSFLMPLHTEANFTNEGAKLFGYIASFNGVIVMIFTAVVTAMLDKVKNIRKVVYGGLLYAIGLGLLGFYSAKAGFFIAVFIFTIGEIIVTISSTPFIVNHTPASHRGRVSAILPFIIGSGNVLGPVIIGKALNIITIATAWRYIGLIMLIYAMLMFLLEKNEKRLTNVD; encoded by the coding sequence TTGAATATTATAAAAAAATTACTAAAGCCGTATACAGGGTTACCAAAAGAAGTATATGTAATATTTATATCAAGAATTATTAATGCAATGGGAGTATTTATATTTCCGCTATTAACACTTATATTAACTAAAAAAATTGGTATGAGTGAAGATACAACTGGAGAGTGGATAGCTGTTTTTGGGATTATATTTATGCCAGCAGGGTTATTAGGTGGAAAACTAACAGATACAATTGGTAGAAAAAAAATCATAATTATATTTGATTCACTTGGAGCTTTGAGTTACTTATTATGTGGGTTTGTAGAGCCTTCTATGACTACAGTGTATTTAATTGCCTTAGCTTCAGTATTTATGGGTATTGCACAACCTGCACATGATGCACTTATAGCAGATGTAACAACACCTGAAAATAGAGAAGGAGCGTATTCTTTGACATATTTAGGTTTCAACATGGGTTTTGCATTAGGACCAGCAATTGGAGGTTTATTATTTGAAAATCATTTGAATTTGCTATTTATTGGAGATGCACTAACAGCTATGATTGCAACGGGTCTTATTCTAATATTTGTTAATGATACATTTGAAAAATCAAAGAATGAGAAAATTGGCAAAGAAAGAAAGTTAGAACAACATGTTGAGGGTTCAGTTATAAAAGTATTATTTAGTAGGCCTATTTTAATAATTTTTTCAATGATAATGTTTGGGTATGCTTTTGTATATTCACAATGGAGTTTTTTAATGCCACTACATACAGAAGCTAATTTTACAAATGAAGGTGCAAAATTATTTGGTTATATAGCAAGCTTTAATGGAGTAATAGTTATGATTTTTACAGCAGTAGTTACAGCGATGCTTGATAAAGTAAAAAATATAAGAAAAGTTGTGTATGGTGGATTATTATATGCAATTGGCTTAGGTTTACTAGGATTTTATAGTGCAAAAGCAGGCTTTTTTATAGCTGTATTTATATTTACTATAGGTGAAATAATAGTGACTATTAGCAGTACTCCTTTCATAGTAAATCATACACCAGCTTCTCATAGAGGAAGAGTTAGTGCAATATTACCTTTTATAATAGGTTCTGGGAATGTTTTAGGTCCAGTTATTATTGGTAAGGCTCTTAATATAATAACTATTGCTACAGCATGGAGATATATTGGATTAATTATGTTGATTTATGCTATGTTAATGTTCTTGTTAGAAAAGAATGAAAAAAGATTGACAAATGTGGATTAA
- a CDS encoding MFS transporter — translation MKNKVRQIVRTYGHFPKAIYVVFFAKLINSLGVFVFPLLTLILTKKIGLSEAETGKWMTVAGLLYLPSSMVGGKLADLIGRKKSIVIFNILGSILYLICGFMSSNIYLIYIIMIACVFMSVAAPALNALIADLTDPKDREGAYSLAYLGSNIGYAVGPAIAGMLFENHFNLIFIGDAVTAIIATLLLLFFVKETIHKTKDEDVKNRELEKRVDGSILRVLSERPILVYFSLILFGYYFVYAQWGFLVPLHMESLYVGEGAKLYGRLTIVNGLTVIIFTPLITSFFRKISHIRKIFFAGILYTIGFGSLGFINSKFGIIIAVVIITLGEVTVTTNCMPFIANHTPISHRGRVNAIIPSIMGSGFVVGPLIMGYVLEFKPIVTAWKYIGIFMMVFTVFMLVLEKLEFRKVSNN, via the coding sequence ATGAAAAATAAAGTTAGGCAGATTGTAAGGACTTATGGACATTTTCCTAAAGCTATATATGTTGTTTTTTTTGCAAAATTAATAAACTCATTAGGGGTTTTTGTTTTCCCATTACTTACATTAATATTAACAAAAAAAATTGGTTTATCAGAAGCTGAAACAGGAAAATGGATGACAGTTGCGGGATTGTTGTATTTACCCTCTAGCATGGTAGGTGGTAAGTTAGCAGATCTTATTGGTAGAAAAAAGAGTATAGTTATATTCAATATTCTTGGCTCAATATTATATTTAATATGTGGATTCATGTCATCAAATATTTATTTAATTTACATAATAATGATAGCTTGTGTGTTTATGAGTGTTGCAGCACCAGCCTTAAATGCTTTAATAGCAGATTTAACAGACCCTAAAGATAGAGAAGGGGCTTATTCACTTGCATATTTAGGTTCAAATATTGGATATGCTGTAGGACCTGCTATAGCAGGAATGTTATTTGAAAATCATTTTAATCTAATATTTATTGGAGATGCAGTAACAGCTATAATAGCAACATTGTTATTATTATTTTTTGTTAAAGAAACTATTCATAAAACGAAAGACGAAGATGTGAAAAATAGAGAATTAGAAAAAAGAGTTGATGGGTCAATATTGCGTGTATTGTCTGAAAGACCAATATTAGTTTATTTTTCATTGATTTTATTTGGATATTATTTTGTATATGCTCAGTGGGGATTTTTAGTACCGTTACATATGGAAAGCTTATATGTAGGAGAAGGAGCTAAGTTATATGGTAGGTTAACAATTGTTAATGGATTAACAGTTATTATATTTACACCTCTGATTACTTCATTTTTTAGAAAAATTAGTCATATAAGAAAAATATTTTTTGCAGGAATACTATATACTATAGGGTTTGGGTCGTTAGGATTTATAAATAGCAAATTTGGAATTATAATTGCGGTAGTAATTATTACCCTTGGAGAAGTAACAGTAACAACAAATTGTATGCCATTCATAGCGAATCATACACCTATTTCACATAGAGGAAGAGTTAATGCTATAATACCTTCGATTATGGGTTCAGGTTTTGTTGTAGGACCATTAATTATGGGATATGTATTAGAATTCAAACCAATAGTAACTGCTTGGAAATATATAGGTATATTCATGATGGTATTTACTGTATTTATGCTTGTGTTGGAAAAATTGGAATTCAGAAAGGTTTCTAATAATTAA
- a CDS encoding BMP family ABC transporter substrate-binding protein: MKKTVSLLLCVFLLSTMFFTACGTKPAEEVNQTDDKLKVVLLIPGSLGDKSFFDSANRGMGLIKEELDAETKVIEMGSDRTKWEPTLVDVSEQDWDLIISGTWQMTELLNQVAEQYPDKRYINFDTSDEETADNVYSMFYRTNEVSFLAGALAGLVTTSDMPLANEEKIIGFLGGMDNPGINDFLVGYIEGAQYIDKDIKVAISYVGNWNDPGKGKEMTLAQYKAGSDIGFSVAGQTGLGQLDAAKELDKYAIGVDSDQALLFKETDPQKAEHIASSALKNIGEAILRASKKYQEGSLEFGKYEVLGFKENGVGLAKNEYFDKIVPEDIKTKLAEIETKLTNGEIKVSTAFGLSTEEIDKIRNTVKP, translated from the coding sequence ATGAAAAAAACAGTTTCATTGCTTTTATGTGTGTTTTTGTTGTCTACTATGTTTTTTACTGCATGTGGAACAAAACCAGCAGAAGAAGTAAATCAAACAGATGACAAATTAAAAGTAGTATTATTGATACCTGGATCTTTAGGAGATAAATCTTTCTTTGACTCAGCAAACAGAGGTATGGGTTTAATCAAAGAAGAATTAGATGCTGAAACTAAGGTTATTGAAATGGGAAGTGACAGAACTAAATGGGAACCTACTTTAGTTGATGTTTCAGAGCAAGATTGGGATTTGATTATCAGTGGTACATGGCAAATGACTGAATTATTAAACCAAGTTGCTGAACAGTATCCTGATAAAAGATATATAAACTTTGACACTTCTGATGAAGAAACAGCTGACAATGTATACTCAATGTTCTACAGAACAAATGAAGTTTCATTTTTAGCTGGAGCATTAGCAGGATTAGTAACAACTTCTGATATGCCATTAGCAAATGAAGAAAAAATAATCGGATTCTTAGGTGGAATGGACAACCCTGGAATCAATGACTTTTTAGTAGGATATATCGAGGGTGCTCAATATATAGATAAAGACATTAAAGTTGCTATTTCTTATGTTGGAAATTGGAACGACCCTGGAAAAGGTAAAGAAATGACTTTAGCTCAGTATAAAGCTGGTTCAGATATAGGTTTTAGCGTTGCTGGACAAACAGGTTTAGGTCAATTAGATGCTGCTAAAGAATTGGATAAGTATGCTATAGGAGTTGACTCTGATCAAGCATTATTATTTAAAGAAACAGATCCACAGAAGGCTGAGCATATAGCATCATCAGCGTTAAAAAATATTGGTGAAGCAATTTTAAGAGCTAGCAAAAAATACCAAGAAGGAAGTTTAGAATTTGGTAAATACGAAGTTCTAGGATTTAAAGAAAATGGTGTTGGTTTAGCTAAGAATGAATATTTTGATAAAATTGTTCCAGAAGACATTAAAACAAAATTAGCTGAGATTGAAACTAAACTTACTAACGGAGAGATAAAAGTAAGTACTGCTTTCGGTTTAAGCACTGAAGAGATAGATAAAATAAGAAATACTGTTAAACCTTAA
- a CDS encoding ABC transporter ATP-binding protein, protein MKLLEMKNIRKIYGNGVIANESVDFDLEEGEIHALVGENGAGKSTLMKILFGMQKPDNGDIHLGDKKLVMNSSNDAIANGIGMVHQHFMLVPSFTVAENIVLGSEPKKGMFVDFEKAVKITEEFSKKYNLRVDPRAKVEDLSVGMKQKVEILKALFRGAKILILDEPTAVLTPQETEALFEELINLKNNGHTIIFISHKLKEVKTISDRITVMRQGKNAGVFYTKDVTEQEISRKMVGRDVILKYDKETKEYTESILKVKDLSYTNEIGKKVLKDINFSVRKGEIVGIAGVEGNGQRELIEIITGNRKLAKNNVYVNKKLIKDMTIKQIRNLGLSYIPEDRMTIGAAMEGTIKENLISNQFDKKSINKGLLIDDKKINSLAEKLIQDFRVKCAGAFQKIRMLSGGNMQKVVVARECSTSPQILVAEQPTRGVDVGAARFIHEKLLELRHEDTAILLVSADLNEVLELSDSLIVMYGGEIVAYFDNPSALSEEELGLCMLGLKHQSKEEIRRAMHE, encoded by the coding sequence ATGAAACTTTTAGAAATGAAGAACATTAGAAAAATTTATGGCAATGGTGTAATAGCAAATGAATCAGTTGATTTTGACCTAGAAGAAGGAGAGATACATGCACTTGTAGGAGAAAACGGTGCTGGTAAATCAACACTAATGAAGATTTTATTTGGTATGCAAAAACCTGATAATGGAGATATTCATCTTGGTGATAAAAAACTAGTAATGAATTCTTCAAATGATGCTATTGCAAATGGTATAGGTATGGTGCATCAGCACTTCATGCTGGTTCCTTCTTTTACGGTTGCAGAAAATATAGTACTGGGTAGCGAACCAAAAAAAGGAATGTTTGTTGATTTTGAAAAAGCTGTTAAAATAACAGAAGAATTTTCAAAAAAGTATAATTTAAGAGTTGATCCAAGAGCAAAGGTTGAAGATTTGTCAGTTGGGATGAAACAAAAGGTGGAAATATTAAAGGCTTTGTTCAGAGGAGCTAAAATACTAATACTTGATGAGCCGACTGCAGTTTTAACACCACAAGAGACTGAAGCACTATTTGAAGAATTAATAAATTTAAAAAATAATGGACATACAATTATTTTCATATCTCATAAATTAAAAGAAGTTAAAACCATAAGTGATAGAATTACTGTTATGAGACAAGGCAAAAATGCAGGAGTTTTTTATACAAAGGACGTAACAGAACAAGAAATATCCAGAAAAATGGTTGGAAGAGACGTTATTTTGAAATATGATAAAGAAACAAAAGAGTATACGGAATCTATTCTTAAAGTTAAAGATTTAAGTTACACCAATGAAATTGGGAAAAAAGTTTTGAAAGATATAAATTTCTCTGTAAGAAAAGGTGAAATTGTAGGTATAGCAGGAGTAGAAGGAAACGGACAAAGAGAACTTATAGAAATCATAACAGGGAACAGAAAACTTGCGAAAAATAATGTATATGTAAATAAAAAACTAATTAAAGACATGACTATAAAGCAAATAAGAAATTTAGGATTAAGTTACATACCAGAAGATAGAATGACTATTGGAGCAGCAATGGAAGGAACAATTAAAGAAAATCTTATTTCAAATCAATTTGATAAAAAATCAATTAATAAAGGTTTACTAATAGATGACAAGAAAATTAATTCTTTAGCAGAAAAGTTAATACAAGATTTTAGAGTTAAATGTGCAGGAGCCTTTCAAAAGATTAGAATGCTATCTGGAGGTAATATGCAAAAGGTTGTTGTAGCCAGAGAATGTTCAACATCACCACAAATATTGGTTGCAGAGCAGCCAACCAGAGGTGTAGATGTAGGTGCAGCTAGATTTATACATGAAAAGCTCTTAGAACTTAGACATGAAGATACTGCTATATTACTAGTTTCCGCTGATTTAAATGAAGTATTGGAATTAAGTGATAGCCTTATAGTAATGTATGGTGGAGAAATAGTTGCATATTTTGATAATCCTTCTGCCTTATCGGAAGAAGAGCTTGGACTTTGCATGCTTGGGTTAAAACACCAAAGCAAAGAAGAGATAAGGAGGGCTATGCATGAATAG
- a CDS encoding ABC transporter permease, translating to MNREKLFEVVRTLVAVTIALAIAFIIILFVSSEPLETIKSFLLGPLSSKRHFGNVIEMAIPLIFAGLATAILFQTSMFNLGSEGIFYISGIIASVIAIFVKLPSGIHPMVAIIAAGIIGGIIGVLPGYLRAKWNANELVTSLMFNSIWFGIGMYFINYYLRDPFALETVSYKFAKTARLPIILRGTRIHVGLLIVLVAVVFTYYFLYKTRWGYALRMTGTNREFAEYSGINSFKVIIYAHVIAGIIAGIGGGTQMLGMYNRFQWQALPGYGFDGALIAMLARNNPIGVVGSAIFIAYIRIGADMMARMTDVPSEMVAIMQAVIIFLISGERFLQAWKHRMIVKGANKNA from the coding sequence ATGAATAGAGAAAAATTATTCGAGGTAGTTAGAACATTAGTTGCAGTAACTATAGCCTTAGCTATTGCATTTATAATAATTTTGTTTGTAAGCAGTGAACCACTTGAAACAATTAAAAGCTTTTTATTAGGACCATTATCTTCAAAAAGACATTTTGGTAATGTTATAGAAATGGCAATACCTTTAATATTTGCGGGATTAGCTACAGCAATATTATTTCAAACAAGTATGTTTAATTTAGGTTCAGAAGGTATTTTTTATATTTCCGGAATTATAGCAAGTGTTATAGCTATATTTGTAAAATTACCAAGCGGTATACATCCTATGGTTGCAATAATAGCCGCAGGAATAATAGGTGGAATTATTGGTGTTCTTCCAGGATATTTAAGAGCTAAATGGAATGCAAACGAATTAGTTACATCGTTGATGTTTAACAGTATATGGTTTGGAATAGGTATGTATTTTATTAATTATTATTTAAGAGATCCATTTGCACTGGAAACAGTATCTTACAAATTTGCTAAGACAGCTAGATTACCAATCATATTAAGAGGAACAAGAATACATGTAGGTCTCTTAATAGTTTTAGTAGCAGTTGTATTTACTTATTATTTCTTGTATAAAACAAGGTGGGGTTATGCTTTAAGGATGACAGGTACAAATAGAGAATTTGCTGAATATTCAGGTATAAATTCTTTTAAAGTTATAATATATGCCCATGTTATTGCTGGTATAATAGCAGGTATAGGTGGAGGAACACAAATGCTAGGAATGTATAACAGATTTCAATGGCAGGCATTACCAGGTTATGGATTTGATGGAGCTCTTATTGCTATGCTAGCCAGAAATAATCCTATAGGAGTTGTAGGCTCTGCAATATTTATCGCTTATATAAGAATAGGTGCTGACATGATGGCAAGAATGACTGATGTTCCCTCAGAAATGGTTGCAATCATGCAAGCTGTAATCATATTCTTAATATCAGGTGAAAGATTCTTACAGGCTTGGAAGCATAGAATGATTGTTAAGGGGGCGAATAAGAATGCATGA
- a CDS encoding ABC transporter permease, translating into MHDLFNIIFTTDFAFAVLRVTTPILFAALGAVIASKAGIPNIGLEGIMLFTALMGVLFSAATQSAFIGLVAAVLVGVIIAAILGYFTLHFKTDVILGGIAVNLFADGGSIFFLYLFAHDKGTSASLASKILPSIDIPIIENIPVLGSIISGHNVLTYVSFLLVIVVYYMLNKTPLGLRIKAVGENADAADSVGISVIKTRYIALLLSGALCGLGGAYMSMGYISWFSRGMTSGRGWIALAAEAMGRGTTIGTFATSLLFGAADALSNSLQSLSIPSEFVQIIPYVATVVGLVVYAISENRKKNKIKQ; encoded by the coding sequence ATGCATGATTTATTTAATATAATTTTTACAACAGATTTTGCTTTTGCTGTGCTTAGAGTAACAACACCAATATTATTTGCTGCCCTTGGAGCAGTTATAGCTTCCAAAGCAGGTATTCCAAATATAGGACTTGAAGGAATTATGCTTTTTACTGCATTGATGGGTGTTTTATTTAGTGCTGCTACGCAAAGTGCTTTTATTGGTCTTGTTGCAGCTGTTTTGGTAGGCGTTATTATAGCAGCTATTTTAGGATATTTCACACTGCATTTCAAAACAGATGTTATACTCGGAGGTATAGCTGTCAATTTATTTGCAGATGGAGGTTCGATATTTTTTCTTTATCTGTTTGCACACGACAAAGGAACATCTGCTTCTCTTGCAAGCAAGATACTACCTTCTATTGATATTCCAATAATCGAGAATATACCTGTGTTAGGTAGTATTATATCAGGGCATAATGTATTGACATACGTATCATTTTTATTAGTTATTGTTGTTTATTATATGCTCAATAAAACTCCATTAGGGTTAAGGATAAAAGCTGTAGGCGAAAATGCAGATGCAGCGGATTCGGTTGGTATAAGTGTCATAAAAACAAGATATATAGCTTTACTATTAAGTGGAGCTTTATGCGGTTTAGGTGGTGCTTATATGTCTATGGGATATATATCATGGTTTTCTAGAGGTATGACTTCAGGTAGAGGTTGGATAGCTTTAGCAGCTGAAGCAATGGGTAGAGGTACTACAATAGGTACGTTTGCTACATCATTGTTATTTGGGGCTGCAGATGCACTATCTAATTCATTACAATCATTAAGCATACCATCAGAGTTTGTTCAAATAATACCATATGTGGCTACAGTAGTAGGTTTGGTGGTATATGCAATAAGTGAGAACAGAAAGAAAAATAAAATTAAGCAGTAA
- a CDS encoding nucleoside hydrolase: MRHILMDCDPGHDDAIAILLALAHKDKLNIKGITTVGGNQILDKITNNALKLLSFVDEDIKVAKGAEGPLLKELRTGEEAHGDSGMDGPILPESKFKPVKEGAVEFMARIIRESEEPITLVPTAPLTNIALLITAYPELKEKIEYISLMGGAGRGGNVTPCAEFNIFVDPEAAKIVFNSGIPIAMSGLDVTEKAEIYDDEIAELKKRGKVSKMVGELLDFYSIASKKFGFEGSALHDPCAVAWLLKPELFTTKECYVDIETKGELTSGMTVVDFRGWLGKEPNTEVLVDVNREEFIKMLFEALDVMDKRQ; the protein is encoded by the coding sequence ATGAGACATATACTTATGGATTGCGATCCGGGGCATGATGATGCTATAGCTATTTTGTTGGCATTGGCTCATAAAGATAAATTGAATATTAAAGGCATTACAACTGTTGGTGGAAATCAAATTTTAGATAAAATAACAAATAATGCTTTAAAGCTTCTGAGCTTTGTTGATGAAGATATAAAAGTAGCCAAAGGTGCAGAAGGTCCTTTATTAAAAGAACTTAGAACAGGTGAAGAAGCACATGGTGATAGTGGAATGGATGGACCGATATTACCAGAATCTAAATTTAAGCCTGTAAAAGAAGGTGCAGTTGAGTTTATGGCTAGGATTATAAGGGAGTCAGAAGAACCAATAACATTAGTTCCAACAGCTCCACTTACTAATATAGCTTTATTAATTACCGCTTATCCTGAATTAAAAGAAAAGATAGAGTATATTTCATTAATGGGAGGAGCAGGTAGAGGTGGTAATGTAACACCTTGTGCTGAGTTCAATATTTTTGTTGATCCAGAGGCAGCCAAAATAGTTTTTAATTCAGGTATACCTATTGCCATGAGTGGCTTAGATGTTACTGAAAAAGCTGAAATTTATGATGATGAGATAGCTGAGCTTAAAAAGCGTGGAAAAGTATCTAAAATGGTAGGAGAATTATTAGATTTTTATTCAATTGCAAGTAAAAAATTTGGATTTGAAGGTAGTGCTCTGCATGATCCATGTGCTGTAGCTTGGCTACTTAAACCAGAATTATTTACAACAAAGGAATGTTATGTAGATATTGAAACTAAAGGTGAATTAACTAGCGGAATGACAGTAGTTGATTTTAGAGGTTGGTTAGGAAAAGAGCCAAATACTGAGGTATTAGTTGATGTAAATAGAGAAGAATTTATAAAGATGTTGTTTGAAGCTTTAGATGTAATGGATAAAAGACAATAA
- a CDS encoding ADP-ribosylglycohydrolase family protein — MKAWEIARDIVANAKAKLVIESDDDWCMQDAQKHDVDKLKTIWKSIAPGSQAPASLIAGAVGSVENLGKDVSKAEVLLPKGFKALEKNDMQSLFKITSEIFYLLNNAPKCKNADYWKYTIYDNWDDFESKCEFPKYKDVDINNNEVEKKILNGWLGQICGGAFGTALEGYDSKTIKEYFGEVRGYLKKPSTYNDDITYELVLLKTILEKESDVTAFDIANNWTAMIPFGWSAEDIAMKNLMLGVYPPESGYINNPYREWIGAQMRGCVCGMVCPGNPYKAAKLAWLDGQISHHNNGIIGEVFNAVMTAITFVENDIKEIVKIAINMLPKDSQYYSVVNYALKQCQNNDEWEDVLRLCEKEFETYNLVHAFPNAAIEVVALWFGNGDFDKTMHIAGMAGLDVDCNTAQIGNIVAILSDKLNEEWTKPIGNVLNTYVRGISQITLDELVKMTIQASEKLKDF, encoded by the coding sequence ATGAAAGCTTGGGAAATAGCTAGAGATATTGTTGCAAACGCAAAAGCAAAACTTGTAATTGAAAGCGATGATGATTGGTGCATGCAGGATGCTCAAAAGCATGATGTAGATAAATTAAAAACAATATGGAAAAGCATAGCGCCTGGCTCACAAGCACCTGCTAGTTTGATTGCTGGTGCAGTTGGGTCAGTGGAGAATTTAGGTAAAGATGTTTCGAAGGCAGAAGTACTTTTGCCAAAAGGCTTTAAGGCTCTAGAAAAAAATGATATGCAAAGTCTATTTAAAATAACATCAGAGATTTTTTATTTATTAAATAATGCACCTAAATGTAAGAATGCTGATTATTGGAAATACACTATATATGATAATTGGGATGATTTTGAAAGTAAATGTGAATTTCCCAAATATAAAGATGTTGATATTAATAATAATGAAGTTGAAAAGAAAATATTAAATGGTTGGCTAGGACAAATCTGTGGTGGAGCATTTGGGACAGCACTAGAAGGCTATGATAGTAAAACAATCAAAGAATATTTTGGTGAAGTAAGAGGCTATTTAAAGAAACCTAGCACATATAATGATGATATAACGTATGAACTAGTATTGTTAAAAACTATATTGGAAAAAGAATCTGATGTTACAGCATTTGATATAGCTAATAACTGGACAGCCATGATACCATTTGGATGGTCAGCAGAAGATATAGCTATGAAAAATTTAATGTTAGGAGTTTATCCTCCTGAAAGCGGATATATAAATAATCCTTATAGAGAATGGATAGGAGCTCAGATGAGAGGCTGCGTATGCGGTATGGTTTGCCCGGGAAATCCTTATAAAGCTGCAAAGCTGGCATGGTTGGATGGACAGATATCACATCACAATAATGGTATAATTGGAGAAGTATTTAACGCTGTAATGACAGCTATTACTTTTGTAGAAAATGATATTAAAGAAATAGTTAAAATAGCAATAAATATGTTACCTAAAGATAGTCAGTATTATAGTGTGGTTAATTATGCATTAAAGCAATGTCAAAATAATGATGAATGGGAAGATGTTTTAAGATTATGTGAAAAAGAATTTGAAACATATAATCTTGTTCATGCTTTTCCTAATGCTGCAATTGAAGTAGTAGCATTGTGGTTTGGTAACGGAGATTTTGATAAAACTATGCATATAGCAGGAATGGCAGGGTTGGATGTTGATTGCAATACAGCACAGATAGGAAATATTGTAGCGATATTAAGTGATAAATTAAATGAAGAATGGACGAAACCAATTGGTAATGTTTTAAATACTTATGTAAGAGGCATAAGTCAAATAACATTAGATGAGTTAGTTAAAATGACAATACAGGCCTCAGAAAAGTTAAAAGATTTTTAA
- a CDS encoding M55 family metallopeptidase → MKVYISADIEGITGINHWDETSKGKLGYVYFADQMTAEVNAACKGALNAGADEIIIKDAHESGRNIDISKLPEKVKIIRGWSGHPFSMVQELDRTFDAAIFIGYHSYAGSDGNPLSHTMHVTKIDSIKINDIYASEFLLHMYTAAYVGVPVVFVSGDKKLGEHIKDINNEIGFKGVIEGIGNSVLSIHPNIALRDITTGVETALKRDYSLCKINLPRKFEVKIKFSNHYDAYKASFYPNMVKLSEREVLFETDDYFEVMRMMLFVI, encoded by the coding sequence ATGAAAGTATATATTAGTGCAGATATTGAGGGTATTACAGGCATTAATCATTGGGATGAAACTTCAAAAGGGAAGCTTGGATATGTTTATTTTGCGGATCAGATGACTGCTGAAGTAAACGCAGCTTGTAAAGGTGCATTAAATGCAGGTGCTGATGAAATAATAATAAAAGATGCTCATGAAAGTGGAAGAAACATAGATATAAGTAAGTTACCTGAAAAAGTTAAAATCATCAGAGGATGGAGTGGGCATCCGTTTAGTATGGTTCAAGAGCTGGATAGGACTTTTGATGCAGCTATTTTTATTGGATATCATTCATATGCAGGTTCCGATGGAAATCCATTATCTCATACTATGCATGTTACTAAAATTGATAGTATTAAAATAAATGATATTTACGCGAGTGAATTTTTACTACATATGTATACAGCTGCTTATGTCGGTGTTCCAGTAGTGTTTGTGAGTGGTGATAAAAAGCTTGGTGAACATATAAAAGATATAAATAATGAAATTGGGTTTAAAGGTGTTATAGAAGGGATAGGTAATTCAGTTCTTTCAATTCACCCCAATATTGCATTGAGGGATATAACAACAGGAGTGGAAACCGCTCTTAAAAGAGATTATAGTTTATGCAAGATAAATTTGCCAAGAAAATTTGAAGTAAAAATTAAATTTAGTAATCATTATGATGCATACAAAGCATCTTTTTATCCTAATATGGTTAAGCTTTCAGAAAGAGAAGTTCTTTTTGAAACAGATGACTATTTTGAAGTTATGAGGATGATGTTGTTTGTGATTTAA